One segment of Sphingomonas qomolangmaensis DNA contains the following:
- a CDS encoding FAD binding domain-containing protein produces MKTFDYARADSPEAATRDGSGEGVKFIAGGTNLLDLMKLQIETPDKLVDISRLDLATIEETPEGGLSIGAMVPNSDLAADELVRERYPVLSRALLAGASGQLRNKASTGGNLLQRTRCYYFYDTATGCNKREPGSGCSAIGGLNRIMAILGASDQCIATHPSDMAVAMAALDAVVVTLKPDGDRRRIALRDFHRLPGDTPQIDTILEPGELITHVELPPAPKGKQLYRKVRDRASYAFALVSVAGVVSVEDGRIASAALAFGGLAHKPWRDPAVEAALIGQVPGAAVFAAAADALLKDARGQGSNDFKIPLARRTLIACLKELTA; encoded by the coding sequence ATGAAGACCTTCGACTATGCACGCGCCGACAGCCCCGAGGCGGCCACGCGCGATGGCAGCGGCGAGGGGGTGAAGTTCATCGCCGGCGGCACCAACCTGCTCGACCTGATGAAATTGCAGATCGAGACGCCCGACAAGCTGGTCGACATCAGCCGGCTCGATCTGGCGACGATCGAGGAAACGCCCGAGGGTGGGCTCTCGATCGGCGCGATGGTGCCCAATTCGGACCTCGCCGCCGATGAGCTCGTGCGCGAACGTTATCCGGTGCTCAGCCGCGCGTTGCTCGCCGGCGCATCGGGGCAGCTGCGCAACAAGGCGTCGACCGGGGGCAATCTGCTCCAGCGGACGCGCTGCTATTATTTCTACGACACCGCGACGGGCTGCAATAAGCGTGAGCCGGGTAGCGGTTGCTCGGCGATCGGCGGGCTTAACCGGATCATGGCGATCCTGGGCGCGTCGGATCAGTGCATCGCAACGCACCCGAGCGACATGGCGGTGGCGATGGCGGCGCTGGATGCAGTGGTGGTGACGCTCAAGCCCGACGGCGATCGCCGCCGGATCGCGCTGCGCGATTTCCATCGGCTGCCGGGCGATACCCCGCAGATCGACACGATCCTCGAGCCGGGCGAACTGATCACCCATGTCGAGCTGCCGCCGGCGCCCAAGGGCAAGCAATTATACCGCAAGGTGCGCGATCGCGCCTCCTATGCTTTTGCGCTGGTGTCGGTTGCGGGGGTGGTTTCGGTCGAGGATGGCAGGATCGCCAGCGCCGCGCTGGCGTTCGGCGGGCTGGCGCACAAGCCGTGGCGCGATCCCGCGGTCGAGGCCGCGCTAATCGGCCAGGTCCCCGGCGCCGCGGTGTTCGCCGCGGCCGCCGATGCATTGTTGAAGGACGCGCGCGGGCAGGGGTCGAACGACTTCAAGATTCCGCTGGCGCGCCGCACGCTGATCGCGTGCCTGAAGGAGTTGACGGCATGA